Proteins from one Variovorax sp. PBL-E5 genomic window:
- a CDS encoding MotA/TolQ/ExbB proton channel family protein, with amino-acid sequence MQHLAASIDYLLYALVALTFAVIIYKGAILYAPGLAGMKAPASADKADIDEHVETLENGMALLAVMASAAPFVGLAGTVLHIMQALSRLSSAAIDITLISGPIATALNSTLVGLCAAVPALVAYNLMQRRIQVLHNRLLRAANEEAR; translated from the coding sequence ATGCAACACCTCGCCGCTTCCATCGACTACCTTCTGTATGCACTTGTCGCATTGACGTTCGCGGTCATCATTTACAAGGGCGCTATCCTCTATGCGCCAGGCTTGGCGGGCATGAAGGCGCCCGCAAGTGCTGACAAGGCGGACATCGATGAACACGTTGAAACGCTGGAAAACGGCATGGCTCTGCTGGCTGTGATGGCCAGCGCGGCGCCGTTCGTCGGCCTCGCAGGTACCGTGTTGCACATCATGCAGGCGCTGTCGCGTCTGTCTTCGGCCGCCATCGACATCACGCTCATCAGTGGTCCCATCGCGACCGCGTTGAACTCCACCTTGGTCGGGTTGTGCGCGGCCGTTCCGGCACTTGTCGCGTACAACCTGATGCAGCGCCGCATCCAGGTGCTGCACAACCGCCTGCTGCGCGCCGCCAACGAGGAGGCAAGGTGA
- a CDS encoding ExbD/TolR family protein, whose amino-acid sequence MTSNRQQLAAINVTPLVDVLLILLVIMMLAMPMFVKKLPVDLPQTSLSGAPSVAQSLSVSLQEDGSLMLDSSPTTLQELKARITPTVSVELSVDRATTYEKIATVISELQAAAPKDIALLTR is encoded by the coding sequence ATGACTTCCAACCGCCAACAACTCGCCGCTATCAACGTCACGCCCCTGGTGGACGTGCTGCTCATCCTGCTTGTCATCATGATGTTGGCGATGCCCATGTTCGTGAAGAAGCTCCCCGTGGACCTCCCACAGACGAGCCTGAGCGGTGCCCCCTCAGTTGCCCAAAGCCTGTCGGTGTCGCTCCAGGAAGACGGCAGCCTGATGCTGGACAGCAGTCCCACGACGCTGCAGGAGCTGAAAGCGCGCATTACGCCCACGGTTTCAGTGGAGCTCTCGGTGGACCGCGCAACCACCTACGAGAAGATTGCAACGGTGATTTCCGAGCTTCAGGCGGCGGCGCCAAAGGACATAGCCCTCCTGACCCGATGA